From Actinomyces sp. oral taxon 171 str. F0337, one genomic window encodes:
- a CDS encoding 1,4-dihydroxy-2-naphthoate polyprenyltransferase: MSGENGEHAQDSGPRATSWGEVVRLRTLPAAVAPVILGAGAAAAMGELSVMRSLLAAGVALALQIGCNLANDYSDGVRGTDDDRTGPPRLTASGQVAPRTVKLAAFGCFGIGALLGLALVVLSGQWWLLAVGAGAIAAAWFYTGGSHPYGYAGLGEVFVFIFFGLVATVGTAYVQAGTVPGWLWPSACGIGLLACSLLMVNNLRDIDTDPAHGKMTLAVRLGEGGARRAFSLMLHVTLLLGAVALVWARETGSASPVDGGGHISPLLTLVIALAAPLLLLPLVRRATAPVRAGARGRDLIASLRDAGLMELAYGVVFAAATVIITL, encoded by the coding sequence GTGAGCGGCGAGAACGGCGAACACGCGCAGGACAGCGGCCCCCGCGCCACCAGCTGGGGGGAGGTGGTGCGTCTGCGCACCCTGCCGGCCGCCGTCGCCCCCGTCATCCTGGGCGCCGGGGCCGCCGCCGCGATGGGGGAGCTCTCAGTGATGCGGAGCCTTCTGGCCGCGGGCGTGGCCCTGGCGCTGCAGATCGGCTGCAACCTGGCCAATGACTACTCCGACGGCGTGCGCGGCACCGACGACGATCGCACCGGGCCGCCGCGACTGACCGCATCCGGGCAGGTCGCCCCCCGCACCGTCAAGCTCGCCGCCTTCGGCTGCTTCGGGATCGGAGCCCTCCTGGGGCTTGCGCTCGTGGTCCTGAGCGGCCAGTGGTGGCTGCTCGCCGTCGGCGCCGGGGCGATCGCTGCCGCCTGGTTCTACACCGGCGGCTCCCACCCCTACGGTTACGCCGGCCTGGGGGAGGTCTTCGTCTTCATCTTCTTCGGCCTGGTGGCCACGGTGGGAACCGCCTATGTCCAGGCCGGCACGGTGCCGGGGTGGCTGTGGCCCTCGGCCTGCGGGATCGGCCTACTCGCCTGCTCCCTGCTCATGGTCAACAACTTACGCGACATCGACACCGATCCCGCCCACGGCAAGATGACCCTGGCGGTCCGTCTGGGGGAGGGGGGCGCTCGGCGCGCCTTCTCCCTCATGCTTCACGTGACCCTGCTGCTGGGGGCCGTCGCCCTCGTGTGGGCGCGTGAGACCGGATCAGCCAGTCCCGTCGACGGCGGGGGACACATCAGTCCTCTGCTGACTCTGGTCATCGCGCTGGCGGCGCCGCTCCTGCTCCTGCCACTGGTGCGGCGGGCTACCGCGCCTGTGCGTGCCGGCGCCCGGGGACGCGATCTCATCGCCTCCCTGCGTGATGCGGGCCTGATGGAACTGGCCTACGGCGTCGTCTTCGCCGCCGCCACCGTCATCATCACCCTGTGA
- a CDS encoding cytochrome c biogenesis protein CcdA produces MTTVSSLVAVGLLGGLITGISPCVLPVLPVILLSAGAQGVRGDDGDDKEADGGFASRFHPYLVVTGLVVSFTIFTLLGSTLLSLLHLPQDLIRWIGIVMLALIGLGMMVPKVMEILERPFARFQRFGGSTNPSNGFLLGLVLGAAYVPCAGPVLAAVAVAGATGRIGADTVALAVSFAVGTAIPLLAFALAGRGITERIRAFRTRQRAIRVTAGVVMLGLAVALVLDAPAALQRRLPDYTASLQARTDDLLHSDSSGACRPGATALGDCGPLPAIDGAVAWINTPGDRPLTQQSRAGKVTLVDFFAYSCINCQRSIPGIEKLHETYAASGLQVIGVHSPEYAFEKEVDNVRGGVKSLGITYPVAVDSNLTTWTNFDNHYWPAHYLADAQGNVRQTHVGEGGEAATEKLVRELLTQANPKVTLPAPIFSEANDDAGTNSPRTPETYLGSDRASGFAQGTLQKGQRAFSFPSRLQADTFALDGTWKVEPQSIAPAEGKGRLRLSYRGKQVNLVVSGEGDLTWTVNGKTRTTHVSGVPNGMELVRTDEAGSGELELEASPGLQLYSFTFG; encoded by the coding sequence GTGACAACCGTCTCGAGTCTGGTGGCCGTCGGGCTGCTGGGAGGACTCATCACGGGTATCTCCCCGTGCGTTCTTCCCGTGCTCCCCGTCATCCTCCTCTCCGCAGGAGCGCAGGGCGTACGCGGTGATGACGGTGATGACAAGGAGGCCGACGGCGGCTTCGCCTCCCGTTTCCACCCCTACCTCGTGGTGACCGGCCTTGTGGTCAGTTTCACGATCTTCACGCTCCTGGGGTCGACCCTGCTGAGCCTGCTCCACCTGCCGCAGGACCTCATCCGTTGGATCGGCATCGTCATGCTCGCCCTGATCGGCCTGGGCATGATGGTCCCAAAGGTCATGGAGATCCTGGAGCGTCCCTTCGCGCGCTTCCAGCGCTTCGGCGGTTCGACGAATCCCTCCAACGGCTTCCTTCTGGGCCTGGTTCTGGGAGCCGCGTACGTGCCCTGTGCCGGCCCGGTCCTCGCGGCCGTCGCCGTCGCGGGCGCCACCGGGCGGATCGGCGCCGACACCGTCGCACTGGCCGTGTCCTTCGCCGTCGGCACGGCGATCCCGCTGCTGGCCTTCGCCCTGGCCGGACGCGGCATCACGGAGAGGATCCGCGCCTTCCGCACCCGCCAGCGCGCCATCCGCGTCACCGCCGGTGTCGTCATGCTCGGGCTGGCCGTGGCGCTGGTTCTGGACGCCCCGGCCGCGCTCCAGCGCCGCCTGCCCGACTACACGGCCTCCCTTCAGGCCCGCACCGACGACCTCCTTCACAGTGACTCCTCCGGGGCCTGCCGCCCCGGGGCCACCGCTCTCGGTGACTGCGGTCCTCTACCCGCCATCGACGGCGCGGTGGCCTGGATCAACACGCCCGGCGACCGGCCCCTGACCCAGCAGAGTCGCGCCGGTAAGGTCACCCTGGTCGACTTCTTCGCCTACTCGTGCATCAACTGCCAGCGCTCGATCCCCGGCATCGAGAAGCTGCACGAGACCTACGCCGCCTCCGGCCTGCAGGTGATCGGCGTCCACTCCCCGGAGTACGCCTTCGAGAAGGAGGTGGACAACGTGCGCGGTGGCGTGAAGAGCCTCGGCATCACCTACCCCGTGGCCGTCGACTCCAACCTGACCACCTGGACCAACTTCGACAACCACTACTGGCCCGCCCACTACCTGGCCGACGCCCAGGGCAACGTCCGCCAGACCCACGTCGGTGAGGGCGGTGAGGCCGCCACGGAGAAGCTCGTCCGCGAGCTGCTCACGCAGGCCAATCCGAAGGTGACCCTTCCCGCCCCCATCTTCTCCGAGGCGAACGACGACGCGGGTACCAACAGCCCCCGCACCCCCGAGACCTACCTGGGATCGGACCGTGCCTCCGGCTTCGCGCAGGGGACCCTCCAGAAGGGGCAGCGCGCCTTCTCGTTCCCCTCCCGCCTCCAGGCCGACACCTTCGCCCTGGACGGAACGTGGAAAGTGGAGCCGCAGTCCATCGCCCCGGCCGAGGGCAAGGGCCGCCTGCGCCTGTCCTACCGCGGCAAGCAGGTCAACCTCGTCGTCTCCGGCGAGGGGGACCTGACCTGGACGGTCAACGGGAAGACCCGCACCACCCACGTCTCAGGCGTGCCCAACGGGATGGAGCTGGTCCGTACCGACGAGGCGGGATCAGGTGAGCTCGAGCTGGAGGCCTCGCCCGGGCTGCAGCTGTACTCCTTCACCTTCGGGTGA
- a CDS encoding SDR family NAD(P)-dependent oxidoreductase has protein sequence MVTLITGASSGIGEEFSRRYAARRHDLVLVARRQDKIDALAKELRKEHGVEVTAISLDLSEPDAAQRLWNETDRRGLHVDVLVNNAGFGTGKDVADDAPERLEQEVRLNCLAVVGLTARYLPAMRERRSGTIINVSSAAAFQPMPHMAVYGATKAFVLSFTEALWRETRRDGIRVLAVCPGSTDTPFFEVSDEGTVVGRLRSTRQVLDTTMRALRGSGPSVVDGLGNAVVARFLTRVLPKRALLAAVDRVFRH, from the coding sequence ATGGTCACACTCATCACCGGAGCGTCGTCGGGGATCGGTGAGGAGTTCTCCCGCCGCTACGCGGCCAGGAGGCACGATCTCGTTCTGGTGGCCCGCAGGCAGGACAAGATCGACGCTCTGGCCAAGGAGCTCCGCAAGGAGCACGGTGTGGAGGTCACCGCCATCTCCCTGGACCTGTCCGAGCCTGACGCAGCCCAACGACTGTGGAACGAGACCGACCGCAGAGGTCTACACGTTGACGTCCTGGTCAACAATGCCGGCTTCGGCACCGGGAAGGACGTCGCCGACGACGCCCCCGAACGCCTGGAGCAGGAGGTGCGCCTCAACTGTCTTGCGGTGGTGGGCCTGACGGCCAGGTACCTGCCGGCGATGCGCGAGCGCCGGAGCGGCACAATCATCAACGTCTCCTCCGCCGCCGCCTTCCAGCCGATGCCCCACATGGCCGTCTACGGGGCCACCAAGGCATTCGTGCTCTCCTTCACCGAGGCGCTCTGGCGAGAGACGAGGAGGGACGGCATCCGTGTGCTGGCCGTGTGCCCCGGATCCACAGACACCCCGTTCTTCGAGGTCTCCGACGAGGGCACGGTCGTCGGCAGGCTCCGTTCCACGCGCCAGGTCCTCGATACGACCATGCGCGCCCTGAGAGGAAGCGGTCCCAGCGTTGTCGATGGTCTGGGGAACGCCGTCGTCGCACGATTCCTCACCCGTGTCCTCCCCAAGCGGGCGCTCCTGGCGGCAGTGGACCGGGTGTTCCGTCACTAG
- a CDS encoding 1,4-dihydroxy-2-naphthoyl-CoA synthase, with protein sequence MNAATTHPLPRRVSEIFTPARWREVPGFPHAEAGTDTSQQRTEALTDITYHRGCVRGEDGIWLQDLPVVRVAFNRPEVRNAFRPRTVDELYRVLDHARMSGDVGAVILTGNGPSPRDGGWAFSSGGDQRIRGRDGYRYERETTPDASQDPPTAAGRTDDHAYSHEADVAAAQARLDTARAGRLHILEVQRLIRTMPKAVIAAVPGWAAGGGHSLNVVCDLSLASIEHARFKQTDADVGSFDAGYGSALLARQVGDKRAREIFFLARTYDAVTAERWGVVNEAVPHAELEERALEYAATVAGKSPQAIRMLKLAFNLADDGLAGQQVFAGEATRLAYMTDEAVEGRDAFLQRRTPDWSPFPYYF encoded by the coding sequence ATGAACGCCGCCACCACCCACCCGTTGCCCCGCCGCGTCTCGGAGATCTTCACCCCCGCTCGCTGGCGGGAGGTGCCCGGCTTCCCCCACGCCGAGGCCGGCACGGACACCTCCCAGCAGCGGACGGAGGCCCTCACGGACATCACCTACCACAGGGGCTGCGTCCGGGGCGAGGACGGCATCTGGCTCCAGGACCTGCCGGTGGTCCGCGTGGCCTTCAACCGGCCCGAGGTGCGCAATGCCTTCCGCCCCCGCACCGTCGACGAGCTCTACCGGGTCCTGGACCACGCGCGCATGAGCGGCGACGTCGGCGCCGTCATCCTCACCGGCAACGGCCCCTCCCCGCGCGACGGCGGCTGGGCCTTCTCCTCCGGCGGCGACCAGCGCATCCGTGGCCGGGACGGCTACCGCTACGAGCGGGAGACCACACCCGACGCATCACAGGATCCCCCGACTGCCGCCGGCAGGACCGACGACCACGCCTACAGCCACGAGGCGGACGTCGCCGCCGCCCAGGCCCGCCTCGACACCGCGCGGGCCGGTCGGCTCCACATCCTGGAGGTTCAGCGCCTCATCCGCACCATGCCCAAGGCCGTCATCGCCGCCGTTCCGGGCTGGGCCGCCGGCGGCGGTCACAGCCTCAACGTCGTGTGCGACCTGTCGCTGGCCTCGATCGAGCACGCACGCTTCAAGCAGACCGACGCTGATGTCGGCAGCTTCGACGCCGGCTACGGCTCCGCGCTCCTGGCCCGCCAGGTCGGAGACAAGCGCGCCCGCGAGATCTTCTTCCTGGCCCGCACCTACGACGCCGTCACCGCCGAGCGCTGGGGCGTCGTCAATGAGGCGGTCCCCCACGCCGAGCTCGAGGAACGGGCCCTGGAGTACGCGGCCACCGTCGCGGGCAAGTCCCCGCAGGCCATCCGCATGCTCAAGCTCGCCTTCAACCTGGCCGACGACGGCCTGGCCGGCCAGCAGGTCTTCGCCGGTGAGGCCACGCGTCTGGCCTATATGACCGACGAGGCCGTCGAGGGGCGCGACGCGTTCCTCCAGCGCCGCACCCCCGACTGGTCACCCTTCCCGTACTACTTCTGA
- a CDS encoding sigma-70 family RNA polymerase sigma factor, with protein MSLATLEARTGTRTVSARGLAYHSPVTSSSSSSSEGEWIAQVADGDADAFARLYDAWSSRLFALILQIVVDRAQSEEVLQEVFLEVWRTAGSYSQARGSVRAWLVTMARRRAIDRVRSSQSSRDRESRWHDYMPDVDQTVQQVEDRLVGEQVHRALEAVGEPYRSTIELAYFTGLTHREIARRTNTPLGTVKTRIRDGMARLRRELGVQS; from the coding sequence ATGAGCCTGGCGACGCTGGAGGCGCGGACCGGGACGCGCACCGTCTCCGCCCGCGGACTCGCCTACCATTCCCCTGTGACAAGCAGCAGTTCCAGCAGCTCTGAGGGGGAGTGGATCGCGCAGGTTGCCGACGGTGACGCCGACGCCTTCGCCCGCCTCTACGACGCCTGGTCCTCCCGACTGTTCGCGCTGATCCTGCAGATCGTCGTCGACCGCGCCCAGAGCGAGGAGGTTCTCCAGGAGGTCTTCCTCGAGGTGTGGCGCACGGCCGGCTCCTACTCCCAGGCGCGGGGCAGCGTCCGGGCCTGGCTGGTGACCATGGCCAGGCGCCGGGCCATCGACCGGGTCCGCTCCTCCCAGTCCTCCCGGGACCGGGAGAGCCGATGGCATGACTACATGCCCGACGTCGACCAGACGGTCCAGCAGGTCGAGGACAGACTCGTGGGCGAGCAGGTGCACCGGGCGCTCGAGGCCGTGGGGGAGCCCTACCGCTCCACCATCGAGCTGGCCTACTTCACGGGCCTGACCCATCGCGAGATCGCCCGCCGCACGAACACGCCGCTGGGAACGGTCAAAACCCGCATCAGGGACGGAATGGCACGGTTACGACGAGAGCTGGGGGTGCAGTCATGA
- a CDS encoding anti-sigma factor, with protein MSDRDRTHEDAVNGGADAQAAEGLDGAQSGDDVELFDDELDSEAAALLGASLRPVTPPAAIRASLLEAIAREPRTEQADEATGGTAEEGSGDVGEATGGSDGGSDRDSVDSSVVSLDAHRRRRSAWRTGLLRAAAAVVLLGVGIGVGRWSARGAVNEAMDSMKNSMAPTQHYAHLNQAQDVQRVTDTMPDGHVATLTWSRDMSMTALTLPAAMKESAGGRSLQVWLKEGETTTSLGVYDPREEAGFSFLDIMPKPGQQIVITMEPAGGSARPTTPPLVTLRVSEDADRTGTATGSPSPGPSAGPTGDSA; from the coding sequence ATGAGCGATCGCGATAGGACTCACGAGGACGCCGTCAACGGCGGCGCCGATGCGCAGGCCGCCGAGGGGCTCGACGGCGCGCAGAGTGGAGATGACGTCGAGCTCTTCGACGACGAGCTCGACTCAGAGGCGGCCGCCCTGCTGGGGGCCTCGCTGCGGCCCGTGACCCCGCCGGCCGCGATCCGCGCCTCCCTTCTGGAGGCCATTGCTCGCGAGCCTCGGACGGAGCAGGCCGATGAGGCCACCGGCGGCACTGCGGAGGAGGGCTCTGGTGATGTCGGTGAGGCCACCGGTGGCAGCGATGGCGGCAGTGACCGCGACTCGGTGGACTCCTCCGTCGTCAGCCTCGATGCGCACCGCCGACGCCGCTCCGCCTGGCGCACCGGCCTGTTGCGGGCCGCCGCCGCGGTGGTCCTGCTCGGCGTCGGCATCGGTGTGGGGCGCTGGAGCGCGCGGGGCGCGGTCAATGAGGCCATGGACTCCATGAAGAACTCCATGGCACCGACCCAGCACTACGCCCACCTCAACCAGGCCCAGGACGTCCAGCGGGTGACCGACACGATGCCCGACGGACACGTCGCGACCCTCACCTGGTCCCGGGACATGAGCATGACCGCGCTGACCCTGCCTGCCGCCATGAAGGAGTCCGCCGGCGGGCGCAGCCTCCAGGTCTGGCTCAAAGAGGGGGAGACAACCACCTCGCTGGGCGTCTACGACCCCCGGGAGGAGGCCGGCTTCTCCTTCCTCGACATCATGCCCAAGCCCGGCCAGCAGATCGTCATCACCATGGAGCCGGCCGGCGGCTCGGCTCGGCCGACGACGCCGCCCCTGGTCACCCTGCGGGTGAGTGAGGACGCCGACCGGACCGGCACCGCGACCGGCTCGCCGTCCCCCGGACCCTCGGCCGGCCCCACCGGGGACTCCGCTTAG
- a CDS encoding YagU family protein produces MLSTLLEKTDPARRRVGTAIVVGVIGGFFSAIVKFGWEVPFPPRTPERNATNPPQQLLEQLGMSPEQSHTGVTFNGNEGLPIYSFIIHFSFAIVFAVFYCVMAEYYKSITLWQGAAFGLLVWVGAHLVLMPLTGTVPSPFPWVAGGQTWAEHFSEALGHVIWLWSIELVRRDVRNRITHQPDPWVPLDAEPAR; encoded by the coding sequence ATGCTGTCCACCCTGCTGGAGAAGACCGACCCCGCGCGGCGGCGAGTCGGAACCGCGATCGTCGTCGGCGTCATCGGAGGCTTCTTCTCCGCCATCGTCAAGTTCGGCTGGGAGGTTCCCTTCCCGCCCCGCACCCCGGAGCGCAACGCCACCAACCCGCCCCAGCAGCTCCTTGAGCAGCTGGGGATGAGCCCGGAGCAGTCCCACACCGGCGTCACCTTCAACGGCAACGAGGGGCTGCCGATCTACTCCTTCATCATCCACTTCAGCTTCGCGATCGTCTTCGCCGTCTTCTACTGCGTCATGGCGGAGTACTACAAGTCGATCACTCTGTGGCAGGGGGCCGCCTTCGGTCTGCTCGTGTGGGTGGGGGCGCACCTGGTGCTCATGCCGCTGACGGGCACCGTCCCCTCGCCCTTCCCGTGGGTCGCCGGCGGGCAGACCTGGGCGGAGCACTTCTCCGAGGCACTGGGGCACGTCATCTGGTTGTGGTCGATCGAGCTCGTGCGCCGGGACGTGCGCAACCGCATCACCCACCAGCCCGACCCGTGGGTTCCGCTCGACGCCGAACCGGCCCGCTGA
- a CDS encoding ADP-ribosylglycohydrolase family protein: MGERALGALTGLALGDALGMPTQSMSPAQIRRCYGSITGLRDAVPEQPIAPSMPAGSVTDDTEQALILAGLLTDGGGRIDPHQLADALLRWEDDMRARGSLDLLGPSTKLALERVRAGADPRCTGREGTTNGAAMRVAPVGIAFSLSTDGNALARAVHASCLVTHDTRQGFEAAGLLAAAVSAAIDGVDAAGALKAALDFVAAHPEEGHWTERASVAARTRLALETSRDLHGDALAEHLRTYVGTSVESAESVPCALVIVREFAQRPLDGLCFAAELGGDTDTIAAMAGAVLGASSPQLLPAEPVRQVLARSRLRLAPVCEALLALRGGIGRSRKASPERRRP; this comes from the coding sequence GTGGGCGAACGCGCCCTGGGAGCACTGACCGGGCTGGCCCTCGGCGACGCACTGGGGATGCCCACCCAGTCGATGAGCCCGGCACAGATCCGCCGGTGCTACGGCTCGATCACCGGACTGCGCGACGCCGTCCCCGAGCAGCCCATCGCCCCCTCCATGCCTGCGGGCAGCGTCACGGATGACACCGAGCAGGCTCTCATCCTGGCCGGCCTCCTCACCGACGGTGGCGGCCGCATCGACCCCCACCAGCTCGCCGATGCCCTCCTGCGCTGGGAGGACGATATGCGCGCCCGCGGTTCCCTGGACCTGCTGGGGCCCTCCACCAAGCTCGCTCTGGAGCGGGTGCGCGCCGGGGCCGACCCGCGCTGCACCGGCAGGGAGGGCACCACCAACGGCGCCGCGATGCGAGTGGCTCCGGTGGGCATCGCCTTCTCCCTGAGTACCGACGGCAACGCGCTGGCCCGGGCCGTTCACGCCTCCTGCCTGGTCACCCACGACACCCGGCAGGGTTTCGAGGCCGCTGGGCTCCTGGCCGCAGCGGTCAGCGCGGCCATCGACGGCGTCGACGCGGCGGGGGCGCTGAAGGCGGCGCTGGACTTCGTGGCCGCCCACCCCGAGGAGGGCCACTGGACGGAGAGGGCCTCCGTCGCCGCCCGCACGCGCCTGGCCCTGGAGACGAGTCGCGACCTGCACGGGGACGCCCTGGCCGAGCATCTGCGCACCTACGTCGGGACCTCGGTGGAGTCGGCCGAGTCGGTCCCCTGCGCTCTGGTGATCGTGCGGGAGTTCGCGCAGCGGCCCCTGGACGGGCTGTGCTTCGCCGCTGAGCTCGGGGGAGATACCGACACGATTGCCGCGATGGCCGGTGCGGTCCTGGGGGCGAGTTCACCCCAGCTTCTTCCTGCCGAGCCGGTCCGTCAGGTACTGGCGCGCTCCAGGCTGAGACTCGCCCCGGTCTGCGAGGCGCTGCTGGCGCTCCGTGGCGGTATCGGGCGCTCCCGGAAGGCCTCTCCGGAGCGGAGGCGGCCATGA
- a CDS encoding response regulator encodes MPSHTLRSLRVLIVDDDPLIRTTFAEQLDSQRAITVVAAASGGRQAISLLMTGQQPVDVVLLDSDMPDMDGAQTARAIYERFPRMPIVMFTVFSRDEMLTDALAEGVNGFITKDESTENVAAALLRASRGEPVMSLRPTKMLVDAYQSEQKRATAEARIQGLVNELPPRLQDIYTCLLEGLTNRRIARRLGISENTVRIYVSEVLHRLGHTSRTELIAAALGN; translated from the coding sequence ATGCCTAGTCACACCCTGCGTTCCCTGCGAGTCCTCATCGTCGATGACGACCCGCTCATTCGCACCACCTTCGCCGAACAGCTCGACTCGCAGCGGGCCATTACCGTCGTCGCCGCCGCCTCCGGTGGACGGCAGGCCATCAGCCTGCTCATGACCGGGCAGCAGCCCGTCGACGTCGTCCTGCTGGACAGCGACATGCCGGATATGGACGGCGCCCAGACGGCCAGAGCGATCTACGAGCGCTTCCCCAGGATGCCCATTGTCATGTTCACCGTCTTCAGCCGCGACGAGATGCTCACCGATGCCCTGGCAGAGGGTGTCAACGGCTTCATCACCAAGGACGAGAGCACGGAGAACGTCGCTGCGGCACTGCTGCGCGCCAGCCGCGGCGAGCCCGTCATGTCCTTGCGCCCCACGAAGATGCTCGTCGACGCCTACCAGTCCGAGCAGAAACGCGCCACCGCGGAGGCCCGCATCCAGGGGCTGGTCAACGAGCTGCCGCCCCGCCTCCAGGACATCTACACCTGCCTCCTGGAGGGTCTGACCAACCGGCGCATCGCCCGTAGGCTCGGCATCTCCGAGAACACCGTGCGTATCTACGTCTCCGAGGTCCTCCACCGCCTCGGCCACACCTCGCGCACCGAGCTCATCGCCGCAGCCCTGGGAAACTAG
- a CDS encoding AMP-binding protein — MPTQPALRLLTGGTAPDDVAALRAALAERLALRGLLTDRGDHPAPAAPVEGEDRTDVLQPLLVPIGPGEDPARARADLSRRITRIPARTDLILRTSGSTTGTGRLIAMSAAALVASARATHARLGGPGTWLLPLPAHHVAGLQILIRSLEAGTEPVVVDTSAGFSPTALADALDSARLSTGAAASRLYVSLVPTQLVRVLQDPVAGRALSDADAVLLGGAAADPALLARARRAGVTVVTTYGMSETGGGCVYNGRPLAGVEVAIQDPDAEGAGRILLSGPVLAEGYLRSSGRRPADSPGGRPDDGEGFHRSGGKRILATSDRGRLHPDGRLEVLGRLDDVIITGGVKVEPRRVEEALTAIDGVAEACVVGLPDEKWGSRVVAAVVLEPGRQRARWPGCDGAALREAVRARLDGAHAPKRVVVLEALPLRPSGKVDRRRVARLLAAAATDVTSEPPTPGP, encoded by the coding sequence GTGCCCACCCAGCCCGCCCTCCGCCTCCTGACCGGCGGAACCGCCCCCGACGACGTCGCCGCCCTGCGCGCCGCCCTCGCCGAGCGCCTGGCCCTGCGCGGCCTGCTCACCGACCGTGGTGACCACCCCGCCCCCGCCGCCCCCGTGGAAGGGGAGGACCGGACGGATGTGCTGCAGCCTCTGCTCGTACCCATCGGCCCCGGGGAGGACCCCGCCCGGGCCCGCGCCGACCTGAGCCGCCGTATCACCCGCATCCCCGCGCGCACCGACCTCATCCTGCGCACCTCCGGCTCCACCACCGGCACCGGCCGGCTCATCGCCATGAGCGCCGCCGCCCTCGTGGCCTCCGCCCGCGCCACCCACGCGCGCCTCGGCGGCCCGGGAACCTGGCTCCTGCCCCTGCCCGCCCACCACGTCGCCGGCCTGCAGATCCTCATCCGCTCCCTGGAGGCCGGAACCGAGCCCGTCGTGGTCGACACGAGCGCAGGATTCAGCCCGACGGCGCTCGCGGACGCCCTGGACTCGGCGCGCCTGTCCACTGGGGCGGCCGCCTCCCGGCTCTACGTCTCCCTGGTCCCCACCCAGCTGGTGCGCGTCCTGCAGGACCCGGTGGCCGGCCGGGCCCTGTCGGATGCCGACGCCGTCCTCCTGGGCGGCGCCGCCGCCGACCCGGCGCTGCTGGCCCGGGCCCGCAGGGCGGGCGTCACCGTGGTCACCACCTACGGCATGAGCGAGACCGGTGGGGGCTGCGTCTACAACGGCCGCCCGCTGGCAGGCGTCGAGGTCGCCATCCAGGACCCCGATGCCGAGGGCGCCGGCCGCATCCTCCTCTCCGGTCCGGTCCTGGCCGAGGGCTACCTCCGCTCCTCTGGCCGCAGGCCCGCCGACAGTCCCGGCGGCAGACCCGATGACGGCGAGGGCTTCCACCGCAGCGGCGGCAAGCGCATCCTGGCCACCTCCGACCGCGGCCGACTGCACCCCGACGGGCGCCTGGAGGTCCTGGGCCGCCTGGACGACGTCATCATCACCGGGGGCGTCAAGGTCGAGCCCCGCCGGGTCGAGGAGGCCCTCACCGCCATCGACGGCGTTGCCGAGGCCTGCGTCGTCGGCCTGCCCGATGAGAAGTGGGGAAGCCGCGTGGTCGCCGCCGTCGTGCTCGAGCCGGGCCGGCAGCGGGCCCGCTGGCCCGGGTGTGACGGCGCCGCCCTGCGTGAGGCGGTCCGTGCCCGGTTGGACGGCGCCCACGCTCCCAAACGGGTCGTCGTCCTGGAGGCCCTGCCGCTGCGCCCCAGCGGGAAGGTCGACCGGCGAAGGGTCGCCCGGCTCCTCGCCGCGGCCGCGACGGACGTGACGTCGGAGCCTCCTACGCCAGGGCCCTGA
- a CDS encoding PfkB family carbohydrate kinase encodes MTGRVIHTGQVVIDLTLRIEAIPEPGGDVFASESSMAVGGGFNVLAAARRLGAETLYAGPLGEGPFAEVARAALETIGVDHVGPVVPGDQGYCVAMTDARAERTFISTCGAETRGPVDAFDHLEVSGDDVVYLSGYSLADDASRTALERLAGRLIEARAGCTALFDVSPMVDSIPMSALERIGGLAPIWSLNEREAGLLAGRLGLHVEIGDHGAACETLASRLGIVLVRAGEQGSWFSDGDGACHTPSIPVTPVDTNGAGDAHSGVLAAALARGVDLTTALRWANVAGALTTTCFGPATCPSEADIRALA; translated from the coding sequence ATGACGGGACGGGTCATTCACACCGGCCAGGTCGTCATCGACCTCACCTTGAGGATCGAGGCGATCCCAGAGCCCGGCGGTGACGTGTTCGCCAGCGAGTCCTCCATGGCCGTCGGCGGTGGCTTCAACGTCCTGGCCGCCGCTCGCAGGCTGGGTGCCGAGACCCTGTACGCCGGGCCACTGGGCGAGGGACCCTTCGCCGAGGTGGCCCGTGCGGCGCTGGAGACGATCGGGGTGGATCATGTCGGCCCGGTCGTACCCGGTGACCAGGGCTACTGCGTGGCCATGACCGATGCGCGAGCCGAACGCACCTTCATCTCCACCTGCGGGGCCGAGACTCGCGGCCCGGTGGATGCCTTCGACCACCTGGAGGTGAGCGGCGACGACGTCGTCTACCTCTCCGGCTACTCCCTGGCCGATGATGCCTCCAGGACGGCGCTGGAGCGGCTGGCCGGGAGACTGATCGAGGCCCGGGCGGGGTGCACGGCACTGTTCGACGTCTCCCCCATGGTTGACTCGATCCCCATGAGCGCTTTGGAGCGCATCGGTGGACTGGCGCCCATCTGGTCCCTCAATGAGCGTGAGGCCGGGCTGCTCGCCGGTCGTCTGGGGCTGCATGTGGAGATCGGCGACCACGGTGCTGCCTGCGAGACGCTGGCGTCCAGGCTCGGCATCGTCCTGGTACGGGCCGGGGAGCAGGGTTCCTGGTTCTCCGACGGAGACGGGGCGTGCCATACCCCGAGCATCCCGGTGACACCGGTAGACACCAACGGGGCCGGGGACGCGCACTCCGGTGTCCTGGCCGCGGCCCTGGCCAGGGGCGTCGATCTGACGACGGCGTTGCGCTGGGCGAATGTGGCCGGCGCCCTGACCACGACGTGCTTCGGCCCGGCGACCTGCCCGAGTGAGGCGGATATCAGGGCCCTGGCGTAG